The genomic stretch CACCCCATTGTCCAGTGTCCACTCCCCACTCCATTGTCCACTCCATGTCCACTCCCCACTCTCAGTGTCCACTCTGTGTCCACTCTGTGTCCACTCTGTGTCCACTCTGTGTCCACTCCCCACTCCATTGTCCACTCCATGTCCACTCCCCACTCTCAGTGTCCACCCCATTGTCCACTCTGTGTCCACTCTCATTGTCCACTCCCTTGTCCACTCTGTGTCCACTCTGTATCCACTCTGCGTCCACTCCATTGTCCACTCTGTGTCCACTCTCAATGTCCAGTGTCCACTCCCCATTCCCACTGTCCACTCCCTTGTCCACTCTGTGTCCACTCTGTATCCACTCTGCGTCCACTCCATTGTCCACTCTGTGTCCACTCCACTGTCCACTCCGTGTCCACTCTGTGTCCactccccattcccactccccaCTCCATTGTCCACTCTGTGTCCACTCTGTGTCCACTCCCCATTCCCACTGCCCACTCCATTGTCCACTTTGTGTCCACTCCCAGTGTCCACTCTGTGTCCACTCTGTGTCCACTCCATGCCCACTGCAGCCCCATGTCGGCGCTGGACATTGTCCGCGGCGGTGGCCGGAGCCTGGATCGCCGCCTGGCCCGAGTGTCCGGCGCGGCGCTGCTGGCCGGGCTGCGGGCGGCCGGAGCCGTGTCCGAGCCCGAGGCGGCCGCGCTCGGCCGGCCGGACAGCGGGGGGTGGACGCGGCGACTCCGCGCTCTGGCCGCGGCCAAAGGTGAGTGGACGTGCCGGACGCTGCTGGCCGTGCtcgaggggctggaggggccgcccccgccggggCCCTTCGGTGAGCGAGTGACCACTGCTGTGTCCGGCCGAGGGTGGTGGTCACTCGGGTGGTCACTCTGGTGGTCACTCCGGTGGtcattttggggattttttgggattttttttcccaatttttatgaCCCAAATTTCAGTGAGTGACCGCTGTGGTGTCCAGCCGAGGGTGGTGGTCACTCCGGTGGTCACTCtggtggtcactcagtggtcactccagtggtcattttggggttttttttggatttttttttccatttttcccaagTTTTATGACCCAAATTTCAGTGAGTGACCGCTGTGGTGTCCAGCTGAGGGTGGTGGTCACTCTGGTGGTCACTCCAGTGGtcattttggggattttttgggattttttttttccatttttcccaatttgtATGACCCAAATTTCAGTGAGTGACCACTCTGATGTCCAGCTGTGGGATGAGTGACCAGTGGTCACTCCATTGGTCACTCCAGTGGtcattttggggattttttgggattttttttccattttctccaggTTTTTTTGACCCAAATTTAAGTGAGTGACCACTCCAATGTCCAGCCATGGGGTCACTCTGGTGGttactcattggtcactcagtggtcactccagTGGTCACTCCGGTGGtcattttggggatttttgggggattttcctcattttctccagGTTTTTATGACCCAAATTTCAGTGAGTGACCACTCTGATGTCCAGCCATGGGGTCACTCTGGTGGttactcattggtcactcagtggtcactcattggtcactcagtggtcactcagtggtcactctgtggtcactcaATGGTTACTCATTGGTCGCTcgtggtcactcattggtcacttattggtcactcagtgatcactcagcggtcactcattggtcactcagcggtcactcagtggtcactcattggtcactcagcGGTCACTCCATGGTCACTCAGcgtcactcagtggtcactcaggcAGGTCAATGGTCACTCAgcggtcactcagtggtcactcagtggtcactccgTGCTCACTCAgcggtcactcagtggtcactcattggtcactcagaGGTCACTCATTGttcactcagtggtcactcagcggTCATCTTGTCACTCTGATCACTCCGTGTCACTCAGTGTCACTCTGTCACTCATGGTACCTGGTCACTCGGTCAGTGTCACTCGTGTCACTCGTGGTCACTCATtgtcactcattggtcactcagtcACTGGTCATGTCTCTgtggtcactcatggtcactcagtggtcacgCATTGTCACCCATTGGTCACATGTCACTCAATGCTTGGGATATAGGTCACTcgtggtcactcagtggtcactcagtggtcactccgTGGTCACTCAGGCAGGTCaatggtcactcattggtcactcagtggtcgCTCTgcggtcactcagtggtcactcaatggtcactcattggtcactctgtggtcactcagtgATCACTTACATTGGCACGTGTCATATTGCACCGTGGTCACTCGTTTCTCGCAGATTTCATGGTCACTCCATTGGTCACTCGGTCACTCATTCGTCACTCCGTGGTCCGTGCATGGTCCACGACCGTGGTCGGAGCGCCGGTAAAGGGTCACTAGTGCACCAGTGATTGGCCCGTTTTCCCCGTTTTTCGCAGATTTTCTGGACCCCCATCGCGACTCCGCCCCCTCGCACCGCTCGGACTGTCCGTGCTGCCGGACGGAGCCGTGGCCGGAGCCGCGGCCGGAGCCCGAGTGGACACCAcgtgaggaggatgaggaaggagcCGGACCTGGGGAGGAAGgccccgaggaggaggaggagggagaggaggccgaaaatgaggaaaaaacgGCCGAAAACGGTGAAAGAGAGggcgaggatgaggagggagaggcCGGAAACGGCGATGAAGGCcccgaggatgaggagggaggtGATGAAGGCcccgaggatgaggaggaagaaccCAAAAATGACGATGAAGGCCCCGAGGATGATGATGGCGGAggtgatgaagatgatgatggtggCGGAGGTGATGAAGGCcccgaggatgaggaggaagaaccCAAAAATGACGATGAAGGCCCcgaggatgatgatggtggaGATGATGAAGGCCCCAATGCTGAAGATGGAGgcaatgatgatgatgatggtggtggcGGCGGAGGTGATGAAGGCCCcggtgatgatgatgatgatggaggaggaggggatGAAGATTAAAGGgaggggctgaggaggaggaggaggagggtggggaggaagatgatggaggagatgaagatgatgatgatggcgGAGGTGATGAAGGCCCCCAATGGTGAAGATGGAggagatgaagatgatgatgatggtggagGTGATGAAGGCCCCCAATGGTGAAGGCcccgaggatgaggaggaagaaccCAAAAATGGCGATGAAGGCCccgaggatgatgatgatggtggcgGCGGAGGCGATGAAGGCCCcaatggtgatgatgatgatgatggaggaggaaggggatgaAGATTAAAGGAAgaggctgaggaagaggaggaggagggtggggaggaagatgatggaggagatgaagatgatgatgatgatggcgGAGGTGATGAAGGCCCCAAGGATGAGGAAGAACCCAAAAATGGCGATGAAGGCCCCGAGGATGATGGTGGTGGAGGTGATGAAGGCTCCAATGATGAAGGTGGAGGTGATGAAGATGATGGTGGAGGCGATGAAGGCCCCAATGCTGAAGATGGAGgcaatgatgatgatgatggtggtggtggtggaggcGATGAAGGCCCcgctgatgatgatgatggaggaggaggaggaggggatgaAGATTGAAGGgaggggctgaggaggaggaggaggagggtggggaggaagatgatggaggagatgaagatgatgaagatgatgatgatgatgatgatgaaaatgaggaagaattttgggtcaaaaaaatcccaaaatggaTCCTTGGTCCTccatgaagatgaagatgaagatggcctccatgatgatgatgatgatgatgaagatgaggaggaattttgggtcaaaaaaatcccaaaatggaCACTTGGgttgtgatgatgatgatgacgatgatgatgaagCTGAAGACAAGAAATTTTGggtcaaaaaaatcccaaactggaCCTTTGGaccatgatgatgatgatgaagatgaagatgaggaggaattttgggtcaaaaaaatcccaaaatggaCACTTAGGCCttcatgaagatgatgaagatgaaaatgatgatgatgaaggtgAAGAAGACGAAGAAATTTGggtcaaaaaaatcccaaaatggaCACTTGGTCCtccatgatgatgatgatgatgaagatgaagatgaattTTGGgtccaaaaaagcccaaattgGGTCATTgtcccacccccacccccacccggagccttcctccctcccctcctccccctcgCCCCGCCCACAACAAAGCCCCGCCCACAATAAAGCCCCGCCCACAATAAAGCCCCGCCCCCTCGGCTTTGTCCACTTTGGATTCTCCTTGACCACACGATGACCAATGGTCACTCTGGGGGCGTGGCCTTGACCCAACAATAACCAATGGTCACTCTGGGGGCGTGGCCTTGACCCAACAATGACCAATGGTCACTCTGGGGGCGTGGCCTTGATTTCACAATGACCAATGGTCACTCTGGGGGCGTGGCCTTGATCTCACAATGACCAATGGTCACTCTGGGGGCGTGGCCTTGACCCAACAATGACCAATGGTCACTCTGGGGGCGTGGCCTTGACCCAACAATAACCAATGGTCACTCTGGGGGCGTGGCCTTGATTTCACAATAACCAATGGTCACTCTGGGGGCGTGGCCTTGATTTCACAATGACCAATGGTCACTCTGGGGGCGTGGCCTTGATTTCACAATGACCAATGGTCACTCTGGGGGCGTGGCCTTGATTTCACAATGACCAATGGTCACTCTGGGGCGTGGCCTTGACTCACAATGACCAATGTCACTCTGGGGGCGTGGCCTTGATTTCACAATGACCAATGGTCACTCTGGGGCGTGGCCTTGACCCTGACCAATGGTCACTCTGGGGGCGTGGCCTTGATTTCACAATGACCAATGGTCACTCTGGGGGCGTGGCCTTGACCTCCATGATGACCAATGGTCACTCTGGGGGCGTGGCCTTGACCACAATACCAATGGTCACTTGGGGGCTGGCCTTGACCAGATACCATGGTCACTCTGGGGGCGTGGCCTTGACCACAATGACCAATGGTCACTCTGGGGGCGTGGCCTTGACCACGATGACCAATGGTCACTCTGGAAGGTTCTTCACCATTTTAatgcccaaaaccccaaatttttggggttccaaaaccaaaaacctcaACTTTGGAAGGTTCTCCGTGGTTCCCATGACCGGAACTCAAATTTTAAGAATTCTCCACaattttaatgaacaaaatCCCCAACTTTTAgaactttttggggttttaccACCCAAAAGTCCAACTTTGGAAGGTTCTCCATGACCTTGATGACCAAAACCCAACTTTGGAAGGTTCTCCGTTATGACCAAAGCCAATCTTTGGAAGGTTCTCACATTTTAATGACCAAAACCCAACTTTTGAGGGTTCCCCATTATTTATGACCCAAAAGTCCAACTTTGGAAGgttctccatggttccatgaccaaaacccaaactttgGAAGTTCTCCCAACTTTTAAGTCTCAAAATTTCCAACAGGTTCTCATGTTTTAATGACCAAAAGTCCAACTTTGAGGTTCTCCATTGACTTGAATGACAAACCCCAATTTGGAAGGTCTCCATAACTTTGGAAGGTTCTCCATGATTTAATGACCACAAAACCCAATTTTCGGGGTTCCTCCCCAAAGTCCAACTGGTGGTTCTCATGGTTTCATGACCAAACCCAATTTTGAAGGTTCTCCAACTTTGGAAGGTTTCTCTATGACCAAATCCAACTTTGGAAGGTTCTCCGTGGTTCCCATGACCAAAAACCCAACTTTGGAAGGTTCTCCCCAATTTTAAGGAGTTCTCCATAATTTTAATGACTTAAAAGTCCAAATTTTGAGGGTTTCTCATTGGTTTTAATGACCAAAACCCAACTTTGGAAGGTTCTCCATGACCTTGATGACCAAACCCCAACTTTGGAAGGTTCTCCCCAACTTTGGAAGGTTCTCCATGATTTTAATgaccaaaacccaaacttttGAAGGTTCTCCATGGTTCCCATGACCAAAATCCCAACTTTTGAAGGTTCTCCCCAATTTTAAGGAGTTCTCCATAATTTTAATGACTTAAAAGTCCAACTTTTGAGGGTTCTCTTGGTTTAATGACCAAAACCCCAACTTTGGAAGGTTCTCCCAACTTTGGAAGGTTCTCCATGATGTTGACCAAACCCAATTTTGAGTTTCCAATTGGAAGTTCCCAAACTTTGGAGGTTCTCCATGTTTTAATGACACAACCCCAATTTGGAAGTTCTCCCCAAACATTTGGAAGGTTCTCCATGACTTTGGAACCGGTCCCCATACTTGGAAGGTTCCCCCCCCAACTGTGGAAGGTTCTCCATGACCTTGATGACCAAACCCCAACTTTTGAAGGTTCTCCTTGGTTTCCATGACCAAAACCCAACTTTGGAAGGTTCTCCCCAATTTTAATGACCTAAAAGTCCAAATTTTGAGGGTTCTCCTTGGTTTTAATGACCAAAACCCAACTTTGGAAGGTTCTCCCCAACTTTGGAAGGTTCTCCATGACCTTGATGACCAAACCCAACTTTGGAAGGTTCTCCCCAACTTTGGAAGGTTCTCCATAACTTTGGAAGGTTCTCCATGATTTTAATGACCACAAACCCCCAATTTTCGGGGTTCCTCCCCCCAAAAGTCCAACTTTGGTGGGTTCTCCGAGGTTCCCCGGCCCCGGGGTCCCACCTGAAGCCCCCCTAGATGCGGAAGCTCTCGGCCTTGCCGTCGATGTGCCGCAGCCTCAGGTAGACGTCGGTGCCGACGCCCTGCAGCGactgcagcaccagggagccGCCCAGGTACTCGGCGTAGGCGCGCGACGTCGGCAGCCCGAACCCGAACCTGCGGCACCGAAATGACGGAAATTGGCACCGGGTTGTGCCAAAAATATCTAAATTTTCATgtgtcccaaaatcccagaaaattcccctGAAAAATACctccaaaaatgccccaaatccagccccaaaacccacagaaatttccccaaatttcagccCGAACCCGAACCTGGGTGGCACCAAAATGATGGAAATTTGCACGGGGTTGTgccaaaaaaatctgaattttcatgTGTCCCtaaatcccaggaa from Zonotrichia leucophrys gambelii isolate GWCS_2022_RI unplaced genomic scaffold, RI_Zleu_2.0 Scaffold_97_166073, whole genome shotgun sequence encodes the following:
- the LOC135460761 gene encoding insulin receptor substrate 4-like isoform X1; the protein is MSTPHSQCPPHCPLCVHSHCPLPCPLCVHSVSTLRPLHCPLCVHSQCPVSTPHSHCPLPCPLCVHSVSTLRPLHCPLCVHSTVHSVSTLCPLPIPTPHSIVHSVSTLCPLPIPTAHSIVHFVSTPSVHSVSTLCPLHAHCSPMSALDIVRGGGRSLDRRLARVSGAALLAGLRAAGAVSEPEAAALGRPDSGGWTRRLRALAAAKGEWTCRTLLAVLEGLEGPPPPGPFDFLDPHRDSAPSHRSDCPCCRTEPWPEPRPEPEWTPREEDEEGAGPGEEGPEEEEEGEEAENEEKTAENGEREGEDEEGEAGNGDEGPEDEEGGDEGPEDEEEEPKNDDEGPEDDDGGGDEDDDGGGGDEGPEDEEEEPKNDDEGPEDDDGGDDEGPNAEDGGNDDDDGGGGGGDEGPGDDDDDGGGGDED
- the LOC135460761 gene encoding transcription termination factor Rho-like isoform X2, which encodes MSTPHSQCPPHCPLCVHSHCPLPCPLCVHSVSTLRPLHCPLCVHSQCPVSTPHSHCPLPCPLCVHSVSTLRPLHCPLCVHSTVHSVSTLCPLPIPTPHSIVHSVSTLCPLPIPTAHSIVHFVSTPSVHSVSTLCPLHAHCSPMSALDIVRGGGRSLDRRLARVSGAALLAGLRAAGAVSEPEAAALGRPDSGGWTRRLRALAAAKGEWTCRTLLAVLEGLEGPPPPGPFDFLDPHRDSAPSHRSDCPCCRTEPWPEPRPEPEWTPREEDEEGAGPGEEGPEEEEEGEEAENEEKTAENGEREGEDEEGEAGNGDEGPEDEEGEPKNDDEGPEDDDGGGDEDDDGGGGDEGPEDEEEEPKNDDEGPEDDDGGDDEGPNAEDGGNDDDDGGGGGGDEGPGDDDDDGGGGDED